Sequence from the Drosophila innubila isolate TH190305 chromosome 3L unlocalized genomic scaffold, UK_Dinn_1.0 0_D_3L, whole genome shotgun sequence genome:
GTAGGGTGGCAGTCCCAATTAGAACAAGTggccagatcgggaaatttcgtagggtggcagccctgGCTTTATCAGCTGTTAAATCATAGACAAAAAGAAACACGACTTTAATTTCGGATtagttaattgcaattaataatGCTCGAGAACTGCCAAAGGCATCACATGGTGTTGGGCCTGGCTGCCCTGACCCTGGTAACCATTCTTGTGCTCATTGTCGAATCTCGCTATGCGGCGGAGGGCGGCACGACGCGTCGTCGAGGCCAACAGTTTGTGATTGAGAATAATTCGACGTGCTGGAGACACGAACCGTACACGGTTATTGAGGAGTGTCATCCCTGCTCCGACTACGACATCGTCAGTCGCAGTCTGGGCGTCTGCATCCACACGCACTACAAGGAGCTGCTCCGCTGCAAGAGCGGTGAGATTGTGACCAAAAGCTGTGATCGTGTGGCGTACATAGATCAGCGGAATTTCATCAAGTTTGAGGTGCTCGCCTTCGTGCTGGGCGTGCTCAGCTATTTGGTGAGCTATGCACGGGATCGCGTCCTCTCCAGACGCAACTATATGCGTATTGAACGGCAGCTGAATCGGGTGCAGTAGTCCAGGATCTGCTGGATCTGGTGATGATTGGCCATGTCAAGGATACTCATCTCAACATCACTGTGTACATATACTTTTAACTTTTGTAAACgaattgcataatttatttagctttaagTACATTAAATTCATACACATTCTAACACTAAGACTAAAGGGAATGAAAATATTGCGATATATTCGGAATGCAGCTGTCCGGTTTACAGTTTCCGGAATAGAGGCGAGACGAGTCCGTAAAGCGGCTCTGGTCAACACATTTGGTGCTACTACATACGCATAACATacaagtataataataataataatatctggAGGGAGCCAATCCCTACGTCGTCTATTTCCGCCAGTCGGGTATCAAATCCGGCTCGGCGCCTTTGACCGCAGTTGGAGGCGCTGCGGTGGGCAGTGCTGGCGGTGATTGCTGGGCATCCAGCGTCTCCTCGCTGGTGGTGCTGGCATTACTGCACGCCTTCAGCGAGTTATCCGTCATGGGCAGCGGTTTGGCCACCCCAATGCGGACCACTCCCTTGGGCGCGCCTTTCAATGCCTGCACTGCCTGATCCAGCGAAGCGTTCTCCAGATTGATTGAGTTCACAAAGAGCAAACGATCACCCGGAATAAGTCTTCCGTCCAGCTGGGCAACGCCACCCGGCACCAGGGAGCGTATAACAATCAGTGTATCATTCGAGTCCAATGGATCCTGGTAATCCAGTATGGAGAATCCTAAGCCTCGATCGCCCTTTAGCAGCTCAATGATCTGTGGCTGCGATGACCACATGGCCAGTCCAGTGAGTGGCTCCAGCGAGCGAGATTTCAGCTTGTTGAACGAGGAGGCCGCGACGGCCACAGAATCCGCATCGGCAACGGAACCAGCTGTGGCCAGGCTACCATCGGACTTGGCCTTAACCAGGCGATCTGTTGCTGGCAGCAGATTCTCAAAGTTATTGCTCAGCTTCTTGAGTGTGTCGTCGGAGAAGGGCAGCAGGGAAGTGGCCTTGCCTCTTCCGCACACCATGCGCACATCCAATGGCAGTTCCTTCAAAATGGCCACCACTTCCAAATGATTCATGCCCAGCAGACGTTCGCCATTGACTTCCAGGAGCTCATCGCCGGAGCGCAGGACACCATTGACGCCAACGGGGCCATCGGGCAGTATGGAGCGTATATAATGATGAGGACGCACTTCTCGTCCACCCTCGACATCCACGGTGCCCTCCAACGAGATGCCCAATCCGCCAACAGCGAATTTCTTGATCTGCGCCACAATCACCTCCATGTCAGGGCCAACAATCTTTTGCCACTTGCGGATGATTTCCGTCTCAATCTCCTCGCTGAGTTCCGGATCCGTGTAGTACTTGTGACGAGTAATAAGGCTTGCGTTCTTGGCATGCACAGCGGTCTGTAAAGGGAGAGATGTTTACCATGGATAAAGATTGCAAGATGAGGAAGGTGACCCACCTCCTGTTTATCCGCCAGTTGCACCACATCCGTGGGCACTATCTTAGTGGTACCTTCAAGGGAATCTCGCATACCCACCAGTTGTTTTCCAGCGCCAAAGCTGCTCAAAGTCGTCGTGGTAGCCAAGGAGCTGGATGGCGGTGTGGTCATCATGAAGGCCTCCGGCGCGGGTAGAGTCTCATCCTCCAGCTCCCGGGTGGTGGACGAGGTGCTGGCCACGGATACGGCAATGGGTGTGGGCAAGGGGGCTCGAGCAGGTGTGCCTGGTGCACTGGAGGGCAGCTTCTCATTCGCATTGGCTGCGATGgcctgctgcagttgctcgtATTTGGGACCACGTAAATAGCGCTCCAGTCTCAGATTAACCACTTGGCCGGACTTCTTAAGCAACTCGACCGCTTGATGATTGGAATAGCCCTGCAGGGACTGGCCATCTACTTCGATAATGCGGTCGTTGACGCGAATGCGTCCGCTTAGATCCGCAGCTGATCCCGGAGAGACGCTCTTCACAAAGATGCCCGACAGTTCCTCCTTTTCGCACACATAGCCGGCAATGGTGATGCCCAAGCCATTGGCATCCTTTTTAAGCTCCACCTGCAGTTTCTCCGTCTCGGGCAGAGCCAACAGCTCCTCCAGATCAATGCTTGGATCTATAAGCATCGATGTCTCGCCGCGATACACAAAACGATCATCCTCCGTCGTTGTTTGCGGCGTAGACGCCGTCGAGCTTTCGCCAAAGATCTCCGGATAACCAATTGAGATTAGATAGCGCTCCAGCTCGGCAGGATCGACAAGAACACGGGTGGGCACAACGGCGCTGCCCGGCTCCAAGGCATACTGTGGTGTTGGCATGGTCTGCTCGATGGGACGCACCACCACAAGCCGCACATGTGTGCCCGACTGACGCAGCACGGCGGCCACCTGCTCGGACACCATCTCATGCAGATTAACATCGCCAATCTGCAGGATGTGATCACCAGAGCGCAGGCGGCCATCCCGATCTGCAACTCCTCCTGGCAGTATG
This genomic interval carries:
- the LOC117788830 gene encoding patj homolog isoform X2 — encoded protein: MHLSADISSALQQIEAVKKGIDESEDAKLQMQTAESLNTILGILTDPVFRTIAHVQESLFELGIQLGQHPSMLPNDFDIDVSGNLVLSLNGGDVMYDSSAPASPDKSTSTGEVEARPQSQNSKTAANADLYATDYAQIQAIELVNDGTGLGFGIIGARNSGVIVKTILPGGVADRDGRLRSGDHILQIGDVNLHEMVSEQVAAVLRQSGTHVRLVVVRPIEQTMPTPQYALEPGSAVVPTRVLVDPAELERYLISIGYPEIFGESSTASTPQTTTEDDRFVYRGETSMLIDPSIDLEELLALPETEKLQVELKKDANGLGITIAGYVCEKEELSGIFVKSVSPGSAADLSGRIRVNDRIIEVDGQSLQGYSNHQAVELLKKSGQVVNLRLERYLRGPKYEQLQQAIAANANEKLPSSAPGTPARAPLPTPIAVSVASTSSTTRELEDETLPAPEAFMMTTPPSSSLATTTTLSSFGAGKQLTAVHAKNASLITRHKYYTDPELSEEIETEIIRKWQKIVGPDMEVIVAQIKKFAVGGLGISLEGTVDVEGGREVRPHHYIRSILPDGPVGVNGVLRSGDELLEVNGERLLGMNHLEVVAILKELPLDVRMVCGRGKATSLLPFSDDTLKKLSNNFENLLPATDRLVKAKSDGSLATAGSVADADSVAVAASSFNKLKSRSLEPLTGLAMWSSQPQIIELLKGDRGLGFSILDYQDPLDSNDTLIVIRSLVPGGVAQLDGRLIPGDRLLFVNSINLENASLDQAVQALKGAPKGVVRIGVAKPLPMTDNSLKACSNASTTSEETLDAQQSPPALPTAAPPTAVKGAEPDLIPDWRK
- the LOC117788836 gene encoding protein JTB; the protein is MLENCQRHHMVLGLAALTLVTILVLIVESRYAAEGGTTRRRGQQFVIENNSTCWRHEPYTVIEECHPCSDYDIVSRSLGVCIHTHYKELLRCKSGEIVTKSCDRVAYIDQRNFIKFEVLAFVLGVLSYLVSYARDRVLSRRNYMRIERQLNRVQ
- the LOC117788830 gene encoding patj homolog isoform X1, producing the protein MHLSADISSALQQIEAVKKGIDESEDAKLQMQTAESLNTILGILTDPVFRTIAHVQESLFELGIQLGQHPSMLPNDFDIDVSGNLVLSLNGGDVMYDSSAPASPDKSTSTGEVEARPQSQNSKTAANADLYATDYAQIQAIELVNDGTGLGFGIIGARNSGVIVKTILPGGVADRDGRLRSGDHILQIGDVNLHEMVSEQVAAVLRQSGTHVRLVVVRPIEQTMPTPQYALEPGSAVVPTRVLVDPAELERYLISIGYPEIFGESSTASTPQTTTEDDRFVYRGETSMLIDPSIDLEELLALPETEKLQVELKKDANGLGITIAGYVCEKEELSGIFVKSVSPGSAADLSGRIRVNDRIIEVDGQSLQGYSNHQAVELLKKSGQVVNLRLERYLRGPKYEQLQQAIAANANEKLPSSAPGTPARAPLPTPIAVSVASTSSTTRELEDETLPAPEAFMMTTPPSSSLATTTTLSSFGAGKQLVGMRDSLEGTTKIVPTDVVQLADKQETAVHAKNASLITRHKYYTDPELSEEIETEIIRKWQKIVGPDMEVIVAQIKKFAVGGLGISLEGTVDVEGGREVRPHHYIRSILPDGPVGVNGVLRSGDELLEVNGERLLGMNHLEVVAILKELPLDVRMVCGRGKATSLLPFSDDTLKKLSNNFENLLPATDRLVKAKSDGSLATAGSVADADSVAVAASSFNKLKSRSLEPLTGLAMWSSQPQIIELLKGDRGLGFSILDYQDPLDSNDTLIVIRSLVPGGVAQLDGRLIPGDRLLFVNSINLENASLDQAVQALKGAPKGVVRIGVAKPLPMTDNSLKACSNASTTSEETLDAQQSPPALPTAAPPTAVKGAEPDLIPDWRK